One window of Chitinophagaceae bacterium genomic DNA carries:
- a CDS encoding TIGR03643 family protein: QKDRIIEMAWEDRTPFEAIEIQFGLSEKNVIKFMRSQLKASSFRMWRTRVNGRKSKHLSCRTFTVGRHKCSLQRQISGNKISKRF, encoded by the coding sequence GGCAGAAAGACAGAATTATCGAAATGGCATGGGAAGACAGAACACCATTTGAGGCGATAGAAATACAATTTGGTCTTTCAGAAAAAAATGTCATTAAATTTATGCGCTCCCAATTGAAAGCTTCTAGTTTTCGGATGTGGCGAACAAGAGTCAACGGCAGAAAATCAAAACATCTGTCTTGCAGAACTTTTACTGTTGGCAGACATAAGTGCTCACTACAAAGACAAATTAGTGGCAATAAAATTTCTAAGCGCTTTTAA
- a CDS encoding carbonic anhydrase, protein MRDIFKGAKAFQEIEYPKRKKVFDKIKINQKPHTLFIGCSDSRISPDMITQSLPGELFVVRNIANIVPHYDINEAFLATTSAIEYAVEVLNVKNIIVCGHSKCGGCKAMHSGQNLDHLPHVKKWIEMSCHNSQQVDFGDKFSADSKVELNNVIEQLDKLKTYPFINEKIEEKKLKIFGWYYDIGEGSVYNYDKEEKVFKRI, encoded by the coding sequence ATGAGAGATATATTCAAGGGGGCAAAAGCTTTTCAGGAAATTGAATACCCTAAAAGGAAAAAGGTTTTTGATAAAATAAAAATAAATCAAAAGCCACATACATTATTTATAGGTTGCTCAGATTCCCGTATTAGTCCGGATATGATTACTCAGAGCTTGCCCGGGGAGCTGTTTGTCGTCAGAAATATTGCTAATATAGTACCTCATTACGATATTAATGAGGCTTTTTTGGCAACAACATCTGCAATAGAATATGCCGTAGAAGTTTTGAATGTAAAGAATATCATTGTCTGCGGACATTCTAAGTGTGGTGGATGCAAGGCTATGCACTCCGGTCAAAATTTGGATCATCTGCCGCATGTTAAAAAATGGATTGAAATGTCATGCCACAATTCGCAGCAAGTAGATTTTGGAGATAAATTCAGTGCGGATTCTAAGGTAGAATTAAATAATGTTATCGAACAGCTTGATAAACTTAAGACCTATCCGTTTATCAACGAAAAAATAGAAGAGAAAAAGCTTAAAATCTTCGGCTGGTATTATGATATAGGAGAGGGTAGTGTCTATAATTATGACAAAGAAGAGAAAGTCTTTAAAAGAATTTAA
- a CDS encoding RNA-binding protein has protein sequence MTIYVGNLSYRARENDLSDLFSEFGTVSSVKIISDNATGRSKGFGFIEMEDENAGNEAIESLHETEFMERKLIVNKARPKRENFDGDRGGYNRD, from the coding sequence ATGACAATTTATGTAGGAAATCTCAGCTATAGAGCTAGAGAAAATGACCTTAGCGATTTGTTTTCTGAATTTGGAACTGTTAGTTCTGTTAAAATCATCTCTGATAATGCCACTGGGCGTTCTAAGGGTTTTGGTTTTATTGAAATGGAAGACGAGAATGCCGGAAACGAGGCAATCGAATCTTTACACGAAACTGAGTTTATGGAAAGAAAGCTCATTGTTAACAAAGCGAGACCAAAGCGTGAAAACTTTGATGGCGACCGCGGCGGTTACAATAGAGACTAA
- the xth gene encoding exodeoxyribonuclease III encodes MKLVTYNINGIRAALRKGIVEWIEENPADIICFQEVKATPDQIDLEDFKKLGYQVYWKAAEKKGYSGVATLTKQTPLNVNTESGLTAYDSEGRILETEFADFILLNIYFPSGSSGDHRQAIKMDFLRDILPYLKNLEKKSGKGLIVGGDFNICHRAVDIHDPVRNAKSSGFLPEERAWMDTFFDNGFTDAFRYCNPEEKDAYSWWSYRANARNNNKGWRIDYWTVSNALKNKIKSCKMLSDVKHSDHCPVHMQLDF; translated from the coding sequence ATGAAATTAGTAACATACAATATAAACGGAATACGGGCAGCCCTTAGAAAAGGGATTGTTGAATGGATAGAAGAAAATCCGGCTGATATAATTTGTTTTCAGGAAGTAAAAGCCACTCCTGACCAAATTGATTTAGAAGACTTTAAAAAGCTGGGTTATCAGGTCTATTGGAAAGCAGCCGAAAAAAAGGGATACAGTGGTGTGGCTACACTCACTAAACAAACGCCCCTGAATGTAAATACAGAAAGCGGACTTACAGCTTACGATTCAGAAGGACGCATACTCGAAACTGAGTTTGCCGACTTTATTTTGCTGAATATTTACTTCCCGTCAGGCAGCAGTGGTGACCACAGACAAGCTATAAAAATGGATTTTTTGAGAGATATATTGCCTTATCTTAAAAACCTGGAAAAAAAATCCGGAAAAGGATTAATAGTTGGTGGTGATTTTAATATTTGTCATCGTGCAGTTGATATACACGATCCGGTGAGAAATGCCAAATCATCCGGATTTTTACCGGAAGAAAGAGCCTGGATGGATACCTTTTTTGATAATGGCTTTACAGATGCCTTCAGGTATTGTAATCCTGAAGAAAAAGATGCATATTCATGGTGGAGCTACAGGGCAAATGCAAGAAATAACAATAAAGGATGGAGAATTGATTACTGGACGGTTTCAAATGCTTTAAAAAATAAAATAAAATCTTGCAAAATGCTGAGCGATGTAAAACACTCAGACCATTGCCCTGTGCACATGCAACTTGATTTTTAA